tagctagctagctaaattgtATTATTCGTACGAAGTTTATCTTGGTATCGAAAATGACACTTTAATCGTGTTAGCCTGATACAAGTTATTACAAACCTGGCTACCCAGcttagccagttagctagctagctggtttaCTAGTctcaagctagctagctagctaggcagGTGGGTAGCTAACTTGGCTTGCCTACCAACAGCTAGCAACTAAAcgaaaaacatttaatcaagcCAGGCTGTCCAAACAGTTAGTTAGCTGGCTAGTAATACATCGTTGTTTTCTGTGGTGATTATAATTTCTTTGACCACTTAAAAATGTCACTTGGTAAATATATACATGGgccagtggcgcaatggataacgCGTCTGACTACGGATCagaagattctaggttcgactcctggctggctcgaatgtttttatttttaatgtaatataaatataaatagtatACATATAGTTCTGAAAATATGTTAGTACGGTATGCGCGTGATAGCAATATGTAAAACAAGAATGCTACAAAGTAAGTTAAGTATATTTGTTTGAGTATTTTCACGGCGCTACAGTTAGTGACAAAATGGTGTTAACAGAGACAGTactgttttcagatttttttcttcttcttcttcatatgtatactttttatttttgtaggaCCTGGTTCCTGGCATACATGATCAGTGTAATCAATGCATTCTGTGTGATGGGACGCTCAGCCATGTTGTTCAAATCTACTGCCCTCTTGGGGAATCTCCATATCACCGCACCATGAATGTATTTGCATGCGTTAATCCACAATGTTATGGCAAACCAGAGAGGTAAGCAACCACGTGCAAATGAACTGACACATCAGTAAATATTACACTGTTTGATTTATTCTGTTTGGTTTCTCCTGTGCCTAGCTGGAAGGCGCTGCGCTCACAGTGTTCGGAGTCTGACGTGAAACAGCTATTAGAGCGTCAGCACGTCAGTAATCTGCAGGTTAAGCAAGTCCCAATGTCCACTACGGAATGGTGTGATGAAGCTGACGACTGGGGGATGGAGCCCGAGAACGACAAACCTCAGAGCTGTGCACGGACTCCGGCAGCTGCATCCCAGCCAGTGGCAGACACTGCTCAGGCTGCACTGGATGCCAGTGACAGACTTGTGGGCCTTTGTATAAGTGGCCCAGGGGGCAAGGAAGCCACGGGTAGCGTCCATCAGGCGGTGCCTGCCTTTCAGCCCTTCTACATCAGTGTGATGGAGGAGACGGACCTCGTGGCGTGTAAGGACTTGGAGCACGCTAACAGACTGCTTAAGGAGTATGaggcgagagagggagtggcTGTCAGAGGCAATGGGAGGTGGGGACAGTCTTGAACTTAACGATCTGCGTATATTTAGGTTTTGTATACAGTTAGGGATGAGTGATTATATCATAATTGTACACAGACAAAGTTAATATGAAATACTGAGTAAATACTTAAACAATAGAGAATGAATATCAACTCTTGCATGATGGTCTGTAGAATGATTTCTTAAAATAtgtcaatattttaaatatgcatacaaAAATGTGCTGAATATTCATGAATGCTAAACTGGTTTGATGCATAATATTGTTGTGTAGACAAATTAGTTTTATAATGTCGTGTTGTACCAGTATACATTATTAATTCCTAAAAAAGGAGAGGTCATTCAGTATCTTGGACATGACCTTCTGAAATTATGTTTAGTTCTGAAGCTGAAGGAGTTCACGAGAAGTATGAAAAGGCGGAAGCCAAACATGGAGATGCAGTCTTCTCCAGTTTCATGAAAAGAATCTCCCTCTGTCCACAACAGGTGCTTCGGTAAGTTGGCTACACAGGCCTCATAtatcatatttttaataaaaatgaaacttgtATGTTCAGCTTTTATGTTTGTGGCAACTTGAGAAGACTTGATATAGTACAGCCGAGCTAATGTCCTGTATATGAGTTGGATCACCAGATCATACATAGTCTTATAACTCTGACTCTTACcaattttgtgtgtatgtagtttcAGATGTGCACGTAAAGGATACAAACCAacctttttatatataaacaacacCTGAAAATCCGAACTACATCAGATACAACTATCTCACCAGACATTATGAAGTCtgtaatagtttttttgttgttgttttcttttgtatgtTTAACATTTGTAGCATTATTGCAATTAAAGAAAACCTAATGAGTGTCGAGAGCAGTGAAGGACCGTATTCAGTTGAGGAATTGATGCTGAGGAATTTGgataacacacaacacagcatcGTTTTTAAAAATTTTCTTTCACTAATAATTTACTACTGTATATGTTATGTTTTGGTTGTATGTGTCATTTTTGCAGATACAGTTGGAGTGGGTCACCGTTATTCTTAACGGAGCCTCCTTCAAACATAACTCAGGTAGTGCCAGCCTGTGCACACTGTGGCAGTCCTAGAGTGTTTGAATTTCAGCTCATGCCAGCACTGGTCAGCTTACTCCATAATACAGACCCAAGCTCAGGTTTGTCTGTTTCAGATTatggtatttatttttcacctttcttaaaaaaatgttcatgcTGGCAACCACAATAGGTTTTTCCTAGCAGACGTGATGAGGGTTTAGTTGTACTTAACTTTGGTAACCCCTTCTCAGAACTGttagaaattaaaatacaaaacaaaaatattaaatattaaaaattaaaactattaaatattaaaaatatgaaataccaCAGAAAAGTATACATATTTGCCATATTTGACCCTTCTCCAGAGCTTGTGTTGGAGTTTGGTACAGTTTTGGTCTACACCTGCAGAGAAAGTTGCTGGATGTCTGGATCCAATGTTCCTGTTGAGGAATTTCTCTTTGTGCAAGCTGATCCTGATCAAAAgctgtttaaataataatttaaacaacaataaagagtAAATTAGTATAACATGGTtctcctttgttcttttttatcaTCACAATAACCAAATtttagtgtatatactgtaaatgtcacATACTTCACAAAGTTAATTAAGCAATGCTGCCAATTACAAGCTGcacacaaatttacatttatatttacaggatttagctgacgcttttatccagagtgatttagaattatgaatgaatgcaacttgagcaattgagggttaaggggctttctcaggggccaaacagtggcaactcggcattggtgggacttgaacttctgattactagtcaaataaCCCTCAAATATTAATATATGCACTGTTTTTTGAGTGTCTATTCATTTGTTCAAACTCATCTCGCACCTTAAGACGTCACACTTCATATGGAACACAAACTCATTCTCAAACTACTGAAGTATTCCGTGTTTACCCTTATTCTTAATTCATGTATGCTTTTTTgaacatttcagaaaaaaattcATAGGTTATGTTTGATATTTAAAATTTCTATGTTTGCTTTATCTTTGACCTACATAATTTCCTCTTggtttgtgtcttgtttgtgttgATTCGGCTCATAAATGTTGCAGGGCAGTTGATTCTTTGGACTGGCAGGAAAATGGGGAGTGAAGGAATagtgtcctctcctctccaagTGTCCGAGCTGGAATTGCGCCCGAGCACAGCACCTAACCCAAGGCTGAGGTGGCCGCCCATTGccctgggtgtatgtgtgttcactaCTATAGACTCAGACCCATTTCCCCATGGGGATTAGTAAAGTACATTATCTTCTTTTCAAGACTGCAAATATATGGAAAACGTTAATTATGCAATTGTTCCAACATATCTGGATTgttggaataaataaatatcttgcCTTCAGTTAGTCCCAAATACAACTGCGAGCAGCTTTTGGGTACAAGGAAGGAGACCACAACGCCCCAGTTCTAGCTTTTTTCCACCTTCCTGTTTTGATAGGATGCGTTTTAAGGTTCTTTTGTTTCTAAAGCTCTCATTGGGATAGACCCTGCATACATAACTGGCTTGCTTCACCTTTACATGGTATCTAAGTCTCCAGGATCTTCAGTTTAGCTACTTCTTgctgttccttggtttcgtttaaAGCTGGAGGGGGAGCATATTTTTGGACCTGCAGCAAAACTGGAACAGCCTCCCTCTACTAATTAAAAGTTCCTCACCCGCTAACATTTTTTATacttaaaaagtattttatttttgaaatgtcatCATTACTCATtctatacattattattattattattattattattattagtagtagtagtagtagtagtagtagtagtagtagtgtagtagtaataatataatagtagtagtaatataatataatagtagtagtagtaatatagtatagtagtagtagtagtagtatagtagtagtaatagtatagCAGTAGTCGTAGTTATATAGTAATGTTGTAATACTagtagtatagtaatagtaaaGTAGTAATATGGTGgtaatagtagtaatatagtagtagtgtggtagtagtaatataacagtaatagtagtaatgtatggtagtagtagtaatatagtaatagtaatatagcagtaatagtaataatatagtagtatagtagtaatagtagtagtagtagtaatgtagtagtagtagtgtagtaatatagcagtaatagtagtagtagtagtatagtagtaataatattgCTTATGATTAATTATCTAGtttactttctttcttactttcttTATGGTTCTTATTTTTATTGCCTTCATATGTCAATATTATTTATGTACCGAATATTGGTCAACTGCAGTTGTATCAATTCAAATTAGTTCAGGAGAAACttaataaaatttatttttttatctttagAGGGGAGTTGTGGTGTAACTACTGaatacatttcacattcattcactgggtTTAAATCAAGCCAAAGGTCACCTTAATATGTCAGTAACAGCTATAGAAACGTATAGTTGTGACTAATTGCAAAGGCAGAATCCAGTTAAACCATGAGCGAGGTATTGAGTAGTTCGCATGGCTTTCCCAAGTGAACCGTTGCTTTTCCACTGTAAATGGTGAGGTTACTGtaaaagttaattaaaatgaaaagttgAATAAACATGATGCTATTGCACAGACACTTGTGAAAGTTGATAGGAAATGCTGCAATACCGACCACCGCCTGACCGCGGTGGGGAGGTGCAGTTGAGCGCACAGAGGAAAAGCCGGACTCAAGCGCAAGCTCTTCTCTCGCGAGGAAGGACGCCATTATCGCCATCCCTACAAACAACACGAGAATTCATCATTCACACGGTAATATAACCCCATCCCAGCACGACACACACCTCAGCGCCACGGACGCCTTCGCGTTGCCCGCAAACCTAACTATTTTCATTAAAGCAAACGTTCGTCGTCGCTGCTCGCCGTGCCCGTGCCCGTTAACGGGAGAGCTGGCAGGCCCGGAGCCGTTTGCTCGCCTTTCGCGACAGTTGCGTAGTGACGGAGGTTAGCGGGCGGCTAGGCGGCTGCAGCTAGCGCGGTTAGCGGGGCATAGACGGCGGGGGACTCGCCTTCGGGACTGTGCGGTTGTGGAAACCGTATTTTGGGGGCTTGCAGTGTAAACGGAAAGCTCGCCAGCCTACTCTGACGCGGGTTTGAGAGGAGAGTGCTGCGGCTCGTTTAGCTGGTTAGCCAACTTGGCGAAGTTAGCTTCGTCGTGAGGTGAGCTAGCTGAGCTGACTAGCTCGTTCTCCCGCGGCGGCAACAAAATGCCTCTCACGTCACCGCGGCTGCGTGTAGCTCAGGTAGCTAAGATATGTCattcagctacacacacactggagcagCTAAGATAGCTGGCTACTATCGCTGGATATCCTTCCTCTCGACAGCAAGTTGTTTACTGTCCTTGTGTATGGACGACATGCAAGAATAACTTAAATGAATTATCTAAATAAAATagttaatttgtgttttttatatcaCACCAGATTAGTGGCCGTTGCATATTTACCTGCAAACTCGTGTAGTAGGATCCTTGTCCTCGCTGTAAGAATAGACATATTCTAGCGTTACACTACTGTCATCCAGAGTATTACCCCATAATTTCAATAAAATGGAATATATACAGtaagaaatataaatagaaatataaGATGTCATCCAGCTATTACAGAAGACTAATTGGgcattcaaattaaaataaattgcattGGTCAAAAAGTTTGCCGTTgcctcccccccgcccccaactaTGGTCCAAGAAGTCTGTCACGCATAGCAACTAAAAATAAGACCTCGCTAGCTTCCGCACCCCACAACAGACCATTACCCACCTCTCTTATCCATAACAGACCGCACAACAGACCATTACACATCTCTCTATGCCATGACAAACCCCACAACAGACCATTGCACATTTCTGTAAGTCATAACAGACCAGAcaacagaccattacacacttGTCTAATCCATAACGGACCATTATGCAGTTCTCTAAGCCATAACGGACCTCCGaacagaccattacacacttctCTAAGCCGTAACAGACCACACAACAGACGGTTACACACTTCTCTTGGCCAAAACAGACCACGCAAAagaccattacacacttctCTAAGCCACAACAGACCCCACAACAGACCATTAGACACTTCTCTAAGCCATAACCGACCCCACAGcagaccattacacacttcCATAAGCCATGAGACCCCGCAATagaccattacacacttctCTAAGCCATAACAGACCACGCAACAGACCATTACACAGTTTTCTTGCCAAAATAGATCACACAACAGACCATTTTACAGTCTTCTAAGCCATAACTGACCCCAcaacagaccattacacacttctCTAAGCCATAACCGACCCCATAACAGACTATTACCTCTCTAAGCCATTACAGACCCCACAGcagaccattacacacttctCTAAACCATAACAGGCCCCTCAACAGACCATTACCTCTCTAAGCCATAGCAGACCCCTCAACAGACCATTACTTCTCTAATCCATAACAGACCACGCAACATACCATTACATACTTTTCTTGCCATAATAGACCACAcaacagaccattacacacttctCTTAGCCAAATAATAGACCTCAAAACAGACCGTtacacacttctcttaaccataACCGGCCCTATAACAGACCATTACCTCTCTAAGCCATAACAAACCCAAcaacagaccattacacacttctCTAAGCCATCATAGACCACAcaacagaccattacacacttctCTAATCCATAACAGACCATACACACTTTTCTTGCCATAATAGACCACAcaacagaccattacacacttctCTGTGCCATAACAGACCCCACAACAGACCATCACACACTTCTCTAAGCCATAACAGACCCCTCAACAGACCATTACTTCTGCAAGCCATAACAAACCTCAcaacagaccattacacacttctTAGCCATAACTGACCCTATAACAGACCATCACACACTTCTCTAAGCCATAAGAGACCACAcaacagaccattacacacttctCTGAGCCAAATAATAGACCTCAcaacagaccattacacacttctCTTAGCCATAACAGACCCCACAACAGACTATTAGTTCTCTAAGCCATAAGCGACCCCGaacagaccattacacacttctCTAAGCCATTACAGACCCCACAACAGACCATTACAAACTTGTCTAAGCCCTAATAGACCCCACAAAAGACCATTACTTCTCTAAGCCATAACAGACCCCACAACATACCATCACACACTTCCATAAACCATAAGAGACCCCGCAGTagaccattacacacttctCTAAGCCATAGTAGACCTCAcaacagaccattacacacttctCTAAGCCATAACAGACCCCACAACAGACTATTACTTCTCTAAGCCATGAGACCCCTGAACAGACCATTACAAACTTCTCTAAGCGCTAATAGACCCCACAACAGACCATTATTTCTCTAAGCCATAACAGACCCCAcaacagaccattacacacttctCTAAGCCATAGTAGACCTCAcaacagaccattacacacttctCTAAGCCATAACAGACCCCACAACAGACTATTACTTCTCTAAGCCATAAGAGACCCCTGAACAGACTATTACATACTTCTCTAAGCCATTACAGACCCCACAGTagaccattacacacttctCTAAGCTATAACAGACCCCACAACAGACCATTACAAACTTCTCTAAGCCCTAATAGACCCCACAACAGACCATTACTTCTCTAAGCCATGACAAACCCCAcaacagaccattacacacttctCTAAGCCATAACCGGCCCTATAACAGACCATTACCTCTCTAAGCCATAAAAGACCCAACAAGAGTCCATTACACACTTCTCTAAGCCATCATAGACCACAcaacagaccattacacacttctATAAGCCTTAAGAGACCCCACAATagaccattacacacttctCTAAGCCATAACAGACCCCACCACAGACCAATACA
This region of Electrophorus electricus isolate fEleEle1 chromosome 2, fEleEle1.pri, whole genome shotgun sequence genomic DNA includes:
- the pdcd2l gene encoding programmed cell death protein 2-like isoform X1, with the protein product MQAAMPESALIGMCDGPIGGRKGDTFYYTNKVGGNPDLVPGIHDQCNQCILCDGTLSHVVQIYCPLGESPYHRTMNVFACVNPQCYGKPESWKALRSQCSESDVKQLLERQHVSNLQVKQVPMSTTEWCDEADDWGMEPENDKPQSCARTPAAASQPVADTAQAALDASDRLVGLCISGPGGKEATGSVHQAVPAFQPFYISVMEETDLVACKDLEHANRLLKEYEAREGVAVRGNGSSEAEGVHEKYEKAEAKHGDAVFSSFMKRISLCPQQVLRYSWSGSPLFLTEPPSNITQVVPACAHCGSPRVFEFQLMPALVSLLHNTDPSSELVLEFGTVLVYTCRESCWMSGSNVPVEEFLFVQADPDQKLFK
- the pdcd2l gene encoding programmed cell death protein 2-like isoform X2, producing MNVFACVNPQCYGKPESWKALRSQCSESDVKQLLERQHVSNLQVKQVPMSTTEWCDEADDWGMEPENDKPQSCARTPAAASQPVADTAQAALDASDRLVGLCISGPGGKEATGSVHQAVPAFQPFYISVMEETDLVACKDLEHANRLLKEYEAREGVAVRGNGSSEAEGVHEKYEKAEAKHGDAVFSSFMKRISLCPQQVLRYSWSGSPLFLTEPPSNITQVVPACAHCGSPRVFEFQLMPALVSLLHNTDPSSELVLEFGTVLVYTCRESCWMSGSNVPVEEFLFVQADPDQKLFK